DNA from Orbaceae bacterium lpD01:
AGTGGTGACTTCGCGATTAACTTAAGTCCGACTCGCGGTATGGGAATTTTATCGGTGGTGGGTAATGGAGTGCGTCTGGGTTGGGATTCGCCGGTCGATGAGGTGGTCAATCCGGCTTTTATCAATTTAGATAGCCGCGGTGGATTAGGCTGGTTAGAGGGGTTTAATGAGATGATGGTGCGCTGCGGCTTTGAGTGGACTGGCCATCCGGTGATAGCCGATGGCACGATCTATTCACTGCATGGTCGCGCCGGTAATACGCCGGTTTCCCAGTTGATTGTCGACATTGAGGATCAGCCACCGTATACCATTACCGTCAAAGGATTAATCAAAGAGAACACCTTTAAGAAGGGCCATTTAGAAACCTGGGCATCATTAAGTTATGTGCCGGGCACAAACTCGTTTACGGTGCATGATATATTGACCAACCGTGGCGACTATCCGCGTGATTATCAGATTATCTATCACAGCAATTTTGGTCCGCCGCTCTTAGAGCAGGATGCGCAATTTATCGCGCCAGTCAAAGCGATCTCGCCGTTTAATGATTATGCGAAACAGGGCCTCGACAGCTGGCAAAGCTATCTCGGTCCAACCAACGGCTTTGATGAGATGGTGTTTAATATCTATCCCTATGCGGATGCGCAAGGTCAAACCCAGGTAATGCTGACCAATAAAGCCGGTGATAAAGGGGCGGGCATTGCCTTTAATATCAATCAGTTGCCGGTGTTATCACTCTGGAAGAATACCGACACCCTCAAGCAGGGCTATGTGACCGGGCTTGAACCGGGCACCAGTTTTGCTTACCCGGTCACGATTGAGAGAGAACAGTCACGAGTACGTCAACTGGCACCCGGCCAAAGCACGGCATTTACGCTGACTTATAGCCTGCTGGCGGACAAAACCGCTGTCGATCGCTATCAAGCGCAGATTCGGGCCATTCAGGGCGATCGTCAGACTGAGGTGATCGCGCAGCCGCTGGCCGAGGAGTAACCGTGCGTAATCCGCTGATCCTCATGGTGTAAGCAGCGCCATGAGGGTGCTAAGACTCATAGATATGAGTTTGGGTAATCTCATATAACTGGATTTTTGGCGTGTTTTGAGTGCGTTTGAACAGGCCGCTCAGCGTGGTGTTAATCAGAGGATGCCTCTTCTAACCTGTTGAAAATCAATCGACTGACGGAATATTTTTCGCTTTATCGCCAAAAATCACTATAATACCCACATCGTTTATAATGACAGTGATTAGGATATGATGAGCCGCGAAGCGATTGCGCCAGACACCCGTTTAAATACCCTTGTAGCGACTGATTCGACCGCGCCAGCTACACGCCATCCGATGAAAGCAGAGTTACACCCACGTAATCGCCATCGGCAGGGCTATGACTTTTTGCAGCTGGCCCAGACCTTACCTGATCTGGCGCCCTATATCCGCCAGAATCAGTACGGTAACCTTTCGGTTGATTTTGCTGATCCACGGGTGGTCAAGCTACTGAATAAAGCCCTGTTGTTACAGTTTTATCAGCTAAGCTATTGGGATATCCCGGATAACTATTTATGCCCACCGGTGCCGGGGCGAGTCGATTATATTCACTATCTGGCTGATCTGCTTGCCGACGATAATCACGGTCAGCTGCTACGCTGTAAAGGTGTGCGGGTGCTGGATATTGGGGTGGGAGCGAATGCGATTTACCCGATTGTCGGCCACGCTGAATATGGCTGGTCATTTGTCGGTAGTGATATCAATCCGCAGGCCATTAACGTGGCTAATGTGATTGCAAAGAGCAATCCAGCACTGAAATCTGCCTTACAGTGCCGGTTACAAACTGATAGTGCGGCAATATTTCACACGATCATTAAACCCAAGGACTATTTCACGTTCACACTGTGTAATCCGCCGTTTTATACCTCGGCACAAGAGGCCGATGCCAGTAATCATAAAAAGGTCAGCAATTTAACCGCATCGCAACCGCAAAAGTCGCCAGTGCGTAATTTTGCCGGTCAGCAGAGTGAACTGTGGTGCCCAGGCGGCGAGCGTGCTTTTATTAGCCAAATGATCATTGAAAGTCAGGATTATGCACAGCAGTGTCTATGGTTTAGTTCGCTGGTAGCCAAAAAGGATTCACTCACGCTGCTGATGAAAACCTTGCAAAAGGTCAATCCCGCCGAAGTGAAAGTGATTGAGATGGCACAAGGGCAAAAAATCAGCCGCTTTATCGCCTGGACCTTTATCCCGCAGGCGCAGCGTCACGCTTTTTTAGTTAAGCATCGGATGGTGATGGTTTAACTGTAAATTATATGACTATTTATGATATATCACCAAGGCATATTCCCAAACCTTGGTTCTTATTTTCCCAATTGAATCCAACGAATCCCATTTATCGTATTTTTGTGTTTGTCCGATGTTTTGCCTAAAGCAAGCATTCGTCTTGTGCAGGCTATAACTCATACTAGTGGCATGGCCAATTAAAGACCAATATATGATATTTTAATAGATATATTTAGTTGAATCTTCTAGTATTATCGCGCTTTATTGTAACTAATAAGTAAAATAATAAAAACTTTATCACAAGGAACGATGAATGAAAAAAATGCTTAGTCTGGCGTTTATTGCATTGGCTTTATCTGGATGCATGGCGACCAATCTTATTTCAGGCAAGATGTAGAGCGTCAGGCTGAGGCCAATGATGCCACCATTGCATTCTCTTCTGATTACCAGACTGAAACGATATTTTGGATAAATACTGATTCTCCGGTTGCCCAGCGTTCATGTGCCCATACCGATAAAATCGGTTATTTGTCTTACGACCCTGGCTTTTTGTCATTCGCTAAACCCGTCACAACACTTGAAACATCGGTGCCTAGTGGTGAAGAGATCGTAATAACCGGTTCAGGAACCGAGGGTAATACCTCGTGTGGTCAACTCGATAAAGCATTTACACCTGAAAAAAATAAAAATTATCTGATTCATTTTGAAAAAGCCGGTAATTACTGTCGTATGAATATTACTGAAAAAGAGAGCGGTGCAGAAGTCGCTTCTCGTCGAGTCACAACTTGTTCTAATTAATTTAGTCATATCAGCGAAGTTGCTGCAAGATTGGCAAGAAAAAGGCACCGTCAGGTGCCTTTTTTTATGCGTTTCAAACCAGCTTATAGCAGTTTTTTCAATTGATAGAGGGTTTCCAGTGCCTGCTTGGGCGTCAAGCTATCCGGATCGATGGTTTGTAAAGCCAGTTCCACTTCAGCTGGTTCCGGTTCGGCCATCAGCGACAGTTGTGAACTCTCGACATGG
Protein-coding regions in this window:
- a CDS encoding aldose 1-epimerase family protein: MKRTLLAVGVIVSLISGSSMAKEFVLIDQAKGMTAGNWQVTERDLAVSDNLTFSVKNQILHGGKQEGSQRITIRSGDFAINLSPTRGMGILSVVGNGVRLGWDSPVDEVVNPAFINLDSRGGLGWLEGFNEMMVRCGFEWTGHPVIADGTIYSLHGRAGNTPVSQLIVDIEDQPPYTITVKGLIKENTFKKGHLETWASLSYVPGTNSFTVHDILTNRGDYPRDYQIIYHSNFGPPLLEQDAQFIAPVKAISPFNDYAKQGLDSWQSYLGPTNGFDEMVFNIYPYADAQGQTQVMLTNKAGDKGAGIAFNINQLPVLSLWKNTDTLKQGYVTGLEPGTSFAYPVTIEREQSRVRQLAPGQSTAFTLTYSLLADKTAVDRYQAQIRAIQGDRQTEVIAQPLAEE
- the rlmF gene encoding 23S rRNA (adenine(1618)-N(6))-methyltransferase RlmF — encoded protein: MSREAIAPDTRLNTLVATDSTAPATRHPMKAELHPRNRHRQGYDFLQLAQTLPDLAPYIRQNQYGNLSVDFADPRVVKLLNKALLLQFYQLSYWDIPDNYLCPPVPGRVDYIHYLADLLADDNHGQLLRCKGVRVLDIGVGANAIYPIVGHAEYGWSFVGSDINPQAINVANVIAKSNPALKSALQCRLQTDSAAIFHTIIKPKDYFTFTLCNPPFYTSAQEADASNHKKVSNLTASQPQKSPVRNFAGQQSELWCPGGERAFISQMIIESQDYAQQCLWFSSLVAKKDSLTLLMKTLQKVNPAEVKVIEMAQGQKISRFIAWTFIPQAQRHAFLVKHRMVMV